In Archangium violaceum, the following are encoded in one genomic region:
- the sitA6 gene encoding SitA6 family polymorphic toxin lipoprotein produces the protein MRAVSKLWLALLCTLLTACATATPSVRDADETPQLVSSWEEGCEDERTVVLLCREDEDECGFFLCRDVAPREVLLAYRGGGPIYIPGASPSPRRWWGPSGPRGSQPVLTFRFNRHFDPKPPSPSLPPGRWVRHHLLPQAEDLARWFHRQGVKDIHQFTMLIPEHVHIRIHSGGPSGGQWNAAWRRFQNENRDATPEEIYRHAGELIFRFELTGPIVPYYRGRR, from the coding sequence ATGAGGGCGGTGTCGAAGCTCTGGCTGGCATTGCTGTGCACACTGCTGACCGCGTGCGCGACCGCGACTCCCTCCGTCCGTGATGCGGACGAGACACCCCAGCTGGTGTCCTCGTGGGAGGAAGGCTGCGAGGACGAGCGCACCGTCGTCCTGCTGTGCCGCGAGGACGAGGACGAGTGCGGCTTCTTCCTCTGCCGGGACGTCGCTCCCCGTGAGGTGTTGCTGGCCTACCGCGGAGGCGGCCCCATCTACATCCCGGGCGCCTCACCCTCTCCGCGACGCTGGTGGGGTCCCTCCGGGCCACGAGGCAGCCAGCCCGTCCTCACCTTCCGCTTCAACCGCCACTTCGACCCCAAGCCCCCCTCTCCCTCTCTTCCTCCGGGCCGCTGGGTCCGCCACCATCTCCTTCCTCAGGCCGAGGATCTCGCTCGATGGTTCCACCGGCAAGGCGTGAAGGACATCCACCAATTCACCATGCTCATCCCCGAGCACGTCCACATCCGCATCCACAGCGGTGGCCCCAGCGGCGGACAATGGAACGCGGCCTGGCGGCGATTCCAGAATGAGAACCGTGACGCGACGCCAGAGGAAATCTATCGGCACGCGGGCGAGCTCATCTTCCGCTTCGAGCTGACGGGTCCCATCGTGCCGTACTATCGCGGGCGGAGATGA
- a CDS encoding VOC family protein, which translates to MRIEHVAIWTKDIERLRSFYETYFQASAGPRYVNERKQFMSYFLSFASGARLEIMVKPQLVQSSDNADAPPTGYAHLALSLGSREAVDSMAERFRREGHPVVDGPRQTGDGYYECVVLDPDGNRIEITV; encoded by the coding sequence ATGCGCATCGAGCACGTGGCCATCTGGACGAAGGACATCGAGCGGCTCCGCTCTTTCTACGAGACGTACTTCCAGGCCAGCGCGGGGCCTCGGTACGTCAACGAACGCAAGCAGTTCATGTCGTACTTCCTGAGCTTCGCCTCGGGCGCTCGCCTGGAGATCATGGTGAAGCCCCAGCTCGTGCAATCCAGCGACAACGCCGACGCACCGCCCACCGGCTACGCGCACCTGGCGCTCTCGCTGGGCTCCCGCGAGGCCGTGGACTCCATGGCCGAGCGTTTCCGCCGCGAGGGCCACCCGGTGGTGGATGGCCCGCGCCAGACGGGGGATGGGTACTACGAGTGCGTCGTGCTCGACCCGGATGGCAATCGCATCGAAATCACCGTCTGA
- the sitI6 gene encoding SitI6 family double-CXXCG motif immunity protein yields the protein MTKFYWLQEPKAWRGTGDLSRARHKWGGLPGLQCPECGATWAGSATAYPSVDLSSLPQRTAFEEARPEPFDEFVRLRELVRPLVPPGAQLLPGAEFGPLVGTATGTFSPIFFYFVQMPVMHREALEKLQAEGVRGLKGFPTELRFRQKNHPELVELEILPHGRLHIDCLPPDRPPRCLKCGRNGFKRPDDLILDAASLPENLDLFRLTDFEATFICTERFVDAVRRLELHEAVFRELPLR from the coding sequence ATGACGAAGTTCTACTGGCTCCAAGAGCCCAAGGCGTGGCGCGGCACGGGCGACCTCAGCAGGGCCAGGCATAAATGGGGGGGACTCCCCGGACTCCAGTGTCCTGAATGCGGAGCCACCTGGGCCGGCAGCGCAACTGCCTATCCCAGCGTGGACCTGTCCTCCCTTCCCCAGCGAACGGCCTTCGAGGAAGCTCGACCAGAACCCTTCGATGAGTTCGTCCGGTTGCGTGAGCTGGTGCGGCCTCTCGTCCCTCCCGGAGCTCAACTCCTCCCGGGTGCGGAATTCGGCCCCCTGGTGGGCACGGCCACCGGCACCTTCAGCCCGATCTTCTTCTACTTCGTCCAGATGCCAGTGATGCATCGTGAGGCCCTGGAGAAGCTTCAAGCCGAGGGCGTGCGCGGTCTGAAGGGTTTCCCCACGGAGCTTCGCTTCCGGCAGAAGAACCACCCGGAGTTGGTGGAGTTGGAAATCCTGCCGCATGGCAGGCTGCACATCGACTGCCTGCCGCCAGACCGTCCCCCCAGGTGCCTGAAGTGTGGCCGCAATGGTTTCAAACGGCCCGATGACCTCATCCTGGATGCCGCCTCGCTCCCCGAGAACCTCGACCTGTTCCGGCTGACCGACTTCGAGGCGACGTTCATCTGCACCGAGCGTTTCGTGGATGCGGTGCGGCGTCTGGAACTGCACGAGGCCGTCTTCCGCGAGTTGCCCCTGCGCTGA
- the sitI6 gene encoding SitI6 family double-CXXCG motif immunity protein produces the protein MTKFYWLQSPTESPYTGDLQATHKWRLPGVSCPECGATWAGSATAFPNADLSSLSDEREFKVPRPEPFDEFVRLRELVRPLVPPGAQLLPGAKFGPLVGTATGTFSPIFFYFVEMPLMHREALEKLQAEGVRGLKGFPTELRFRQKNHPELVELEILPHGRLHIDCLPPDRPPKCLKCGRNGFKRPDDLILDAASLPEDIDLFRLTDFETTFICTERFVDAVRRLELHEAVFRELPLR, from the coding sequence ATGACGAAGTTCTACTGGCTCCAATCGCCCACGGAGTCGCCCTACACCGGTGACCTCCAGGCCACTCACAAGTGGCGGCTCCCTGGAGTCAGTTGCCCGGAGTGCGGAGCCACCTGGGCTGGAAGCGCAACCGCGTTCCCGAACGCGGACCTGTCCTCGCTCTCAGATGAGCGAGAGTTCAAGGTACCTCGACCGGAGCCCTTCGACGAATTCGTGCGGTTGCGCGAGCTGGTGCGGCCTCTCGTCCCTCCCGGAGCTCAACTCCTTCCAGGAGCCAAATTCGGCCCTCTGGTGGGCACGGCTACCGGCACCTTCAGCCCGATCTTCTTCTACTTCGTCGAAATGCCCTTGATGCATCGCGAAGCGCTGGAGAAGCTTCAAGCCGAGGGCGTGCGCGGTCTGAAGGGGTTCCCCACGGAGTTGCGCTTCCGGCAGAAGAACCACCCGGAGTTGGTGGAGTTGGAAATCCTGCCGCATGGCAGGCTGCACATCGACTGCCTGCCGCCAGACCGTCCCCCCAAGTGCTTGAAGTGTGGCCGCAATGGCTTCAAACGTCCGGACGACCTCATCCTGGATGCAGCCTCGCTCCCCGAGGATATCGACCTGTTCCGGCTGACCGACTTCGAGACGACGTTCATCTGCACCGAGCGATTCGTGGACGCGGTGCGACGCCTGGAGCTGCACGAGGCCGTCTTTCGCGAGTTGCCCCTGCGCTGA